A window from Zingiber officinale cultivar Zhangliang chromosome 7A, Zo_v1.1, whole genome shotgun sequence encodes these proteins:
- the LOC121999473 gene encoding glycine-rich cell wall structural protein-like — protein sequence MVELSMKARSLLLAVALTAVVVVMAAAEAREVKKVLKATLGYSGNSIENHHNIPREQFGGGGGNSYGGSTGQLPPYGDEGGGQGSGSGGTD from the coding sequence ATGGTCGAATTAAGCATGAAGGCAAGGTCTCTTCTCTTGGCTGTGGCTCTAACAGCGGTGGTGGTAGTCATGGCTGCAGCTGAGGCAAGGGAGGTGAAGAAGGTACTCAAGGCAACACTCGGCTACTCAGGAAACAGCATCGAGAACCATCACAATATACCCAGAGAACAGTTCGGTGGCGGCGGCGGAAACAGCTATGGAGGTTCCACAGGGCAGCTCCCTCCCTATGGAGACGAAGGAGGTGGCCAGGGCAGTGGAAGTGGAGGCACCGATTAG
- the LOC122001634 gene encoding serine/threonine-protein kinase PCRK1-like isoform X1: MKMNCFHFSNGEKSPSWSRKSRSTRSNSTRSSDRDRRRCESDSNTLLDMFAFSGRSSRFPSLSHRPNNLKVFTFKELKNATNNFSRALMIGEGGFGCVYRGTIQSPKDPSTSFDVAIKRLNRGGLQGHKEWITEVDVLGVAEHPNLVKLIGCCAENDERGIQRLLVYEYMPNRSVEDHLSVRFATTLSWPTRLGIALDTARGLTYLHEEGEFQIIFRDLKTSNILLDEHWNAKLSDFGLAREGPIDESGHVSTVVIGTMGYAAPEYIQTGRLTAKSDIWAYGIVLYELITGRKPMDQNRPKKEQNLLEWLKPYTADVKKFHTIVDPRIQAEYSLEQAMELASVANKCLVRSSKLRPKISEVLEMVERIVRGMEIGTHPFVSNPGHEVQYCREESERKDLKRQVSSSKVDEGRWFMWRPKLLRAQ, translated from the exons ATGAAG ATGAACtgctttcatttctctaatggaGAGAAGTCACCATCATGGTCAAGGAAGTCAAGATCCACTAGGTCGAATAGCACTAGATCTTCAGATCGTGATAGGAGAAGATGTGAATCCGATTCCAATACTTTGCTCGACATGTTTGCTTTCTCTGGACGAAGTTCCCGGTTCCCTAGCCTATCACACAGGCCAAACAATCTCAAAGTATTCACCTTTAAAGAGCTGAAAAATGCCACAAATAACTTTAGCCGTGCACTGATGATCGGGGAAGGTGGGTTTGGATGTGTTTATAGAGGCACAATCCAGAGTCCCAAAGATCCAAGCACCAGCTTTGATGTTGCCATCAAAAGATTGAACCGCGGAGGCCTTCAG GGACACAAGGAATGGATAACAGAAGTGGATGTTCTTGGGGTGGCTGAGCATCCAAATCTCGTAAAGTTAATTGGATGTTGTGCTGAAAATGATGAAAGGGGAATCCAAAGACTTCTTGTATATGAATATATGCCTAATAGGAGTGTAGAAGATCACTTATCAGTTCGCTTTGCTACAACTCTATCATGGCCTACAAGACTTGGAATAGCACTCGATACTGCTCGTGGCTTGACGTATCTGCACGAAGAGGGAGAATTTCAG ATTATTTTTCGCGACTTAAAAACATCAAATATTCTTTTGGATGAGCACTGGAATGCAAAGCTGTCTGACTTTGGTTTGGCCAGAGAAGGACCCATCGACGAGTCAGGTCATGTTTCAACAGTG GTTATCGGAACAATGGGGTATGCAGCTCCAGAGTACATCCAGACCGGGCGCCTTACCGCCAAGAGTGACATCTGGGCCTATGGCATCGTCCTTTACGAGCTGATTACTGGTCGGAAACCGATGGACCAAAACCGTCCGAAGAAAGAGCAGAACCTGCTAGAGTGGCTGAAGCCATACACAGCCGATGTGAAAAAATTTCACACAATCGTGGATCCAAGGATACAGGCGGAATACTCTTTAGAACAAGCGATGGAATTAGCTTCAGTCGCGAACAAATGCCTAGTGCGAAGCTCAAAGCTAAGGCCGAAGATCAGCGAGGTGTTAGAGATGGTCGAGAGGATTGTGCGCGGCATGGAGATTGGAACTCATCCATTCGTCTCGAATCCAGGGCACGAGGTACaatattgtagagaagaaagcgAGCGAAAGGACTTGAAGAGGCAAGTTAGCAGTTCAAAAGTCGACGAAGGTAGATGGTTCATGTGGCGACCGAAACTCTTGAGAGCTCAATGA
- the LOC122001634 gene encoding serine/threonine-protein kinase PCRK1-like isoform X2: MNCFHFSNGEKSPSWSRKSRSTRSNSTRSSDRDRRRCESDSNTLLDMFAFSGRSSRFPSLSHRPNNLKVFTFKELKNATNNFSRALMIGEGGFGCVYRGTIQSPKDPSTSFDVAIKRLNRGGLQGHKEWITEVDVLGVAEHPNLVKLIGCCAENDERGIQRLLVYEYMPNRSVEDHLSVRFATTLSWPTRLGIALDTARGLTYLHEEGEFQIIFRDLKTSNILLDEHWNAKLSDFGLAREGPIDESGHVSTVVIGTMGYAAPEYIQTGRLTAKSDIWAYGIVLYELITGRKPMDQNRPKKEQNLLEWLKPYTADVKKFHTIVDPRIQAEYSLEQAMELASVANKCLVRSSKLRPKISEVLEMVERIVRGMEIGTHPFVSNPGHEVQYCREESERKDLKRQVSSSKVDEGRWFMWRPKLLRAQ; this comes from the exons ATGAACtgctttcatttctctaatggaGAGAAGTCACCATCATGGTCAAGGAAGTCAAGATCCACTAGGTCGAATAGCACTAGATCTTCAGATCGTGATAGGAGAAGATGTGAATCCGATTCCAATACTTTGCTCGACATGTTTGCTTTCTCTGGACGAAGTTCCCGGTTCCCTAGCCTATCACACAGGCCAAACAATCTCAAAGTATTCACCTTTAAAGAGCTGAAAAATGCCACAAATAACTTTAGCCGTGCACTGATGATCGGGGAAGGTGGGTTTGGATGTGTTTATAGAGGCACAATCCAGAGTCCCAAAGATCCAAGCACCAGCTTTGATGTTGCCATCAAAAGATTGAACCGCGGAGGCCTTCAG GGACACAAGGAATGGATAACAGAAGTGGATGTTCTTGGGGTGGCTGAGCATCCAAATCTCGTAAAGTTAATTGGATGTTGTGCTGAAAATGATGAAAGGGGAATCCAAAGACTTCTTGTATATGAATATATGCCTAATAGGAGTGTAGAAGATCACTTATCAGTTCGCTTTGCTACAACTCTATCATGGCCTACAAGACTTGGAATAGCACTCGATACTGCTCGTGGCTTGACGTATCTGCACGAAGAGGGAGAATTTCAG ATTATTTTTCGCGACTTAAAAACATCAAATATTCTTTTGGATGAGCACTGGAATGCAAAGCTGTCTGACTTTGGTTTGGCCAGAGAAGGACCCATCGACGAGTCAGGTCATGTTTCAACAGTG GTTATCGGAACAATGGGGTATGCAGCTCCAGAGTACATCCAGACCGGGCGCCTTACCGCCAAGAGTGACATCTGGGCCTATGGCATCGTCCTTTACGAGCTGATTACTGGTCGGAAACCGATGGACCAAAACCGTCCGAAGAAAGAGCAGAACCTGCTAGAGTGGCTGAAGCCATACACAGCCGATGTGAAAAAATTTCACACAATCGTGGATCCAAGGATACAGGCGGAATACTCTTTAGAACAAGCGATGGAATTAGCTTCAGTCGCGAACAAATGCCTAGTGCGAAGCTCAAAGCTAAGGCCGAAGATCAGCGAGGTGTTAGAGATGGTCGAGAGGATTGTGCGCGGCATGGAGATTGGAACTCATCCATTCGTCTCGAATCCAGGGCACGAGGTACaatattgtagagaagaaagcgAGCGAAAGGACTTGAAGAGGCAAGTTAGCAGTTCAAAAGTCGACGAAGGTAGATGGTTCATGTGGCGACCGAAACTCTTGAGAGCTCAATGA